From the Acinetobacter wanghuae genome, one window contains:
- a CDS encoding flavin-containing monooxygenase, which yields MEKQIDVLIVGAGISGIGLAAHITKNSPQRSFAIIERREDIGGTWDLFKYPGIRSDSDMSTFGFNFKPWKKANVLAEGASIKGYLAEVVDELDLKSKIHFQQRVVSANYDSTKQKWSVEVEDAQGKKQTWIANFVLGCTGYYNYEAGFQPEFPNLKAFKGQFIHPQHWPEDLNYQGKKIVIIGSGATAITLVPALSKGGAGHVTMLQRSPTYIASVPSIDLVYDKMRKFMSEDLAYKLTRARNIGMQRGIYALAQKQPKLLKSLLLKSVQYQLKGKVDMKHFTPNYEPWDQRLCVVPDGDLFKILREGRASVATDQIEKFTETGIQLKSGQHLDADIIVSATGLNIQILGGIKATLDGKPLDTSKHMLYKGVMVSDVPNMALIIGYINASWTLKVDIAAEYICRLMNYMDQKGYAEVIPEGNAAELMEDTVMGSLTSGYIARAANVMPKQGKSAPWKVTNNYLADRKELKNASFEDGVLHFKKKSEASNVKPRLVS from the coding sequence ATGGAAAAGCAGATTGATGTACTGATTGTAGGTGCTGGTATTTCAGGTATTGGACTTGCTGCACATATTACAAAAAATTCTCCACAGCGTAGTTTTGCCATTATTGAACGTCGTGAAGATATTGGTGGCACATGGGATTTATTTAAGTATCCTGGTATCCGTTCTGACTCTGATATGTCGACCTTCGGTTTCAATTTTAAACCGTGGAAGAAAGCCAATGTGTTGGCAGAAGGGGCATCAATTAAGGGTTATTTGGCTGAAGTGGTCGATGAGCTGGATTTAAAATCTAAAATTCATTTCCAACAACGTGTTGTTAGCGCAAATTATGATTCGACTAAACAGAAATGGTCGGTTGAAGTTGAAGATGCGCAAGGCAAAAAACAGACTTGGATTGCCAATTTTGTTTTAGGTTGTACCGGTTATTATAATTATGAAGCCGGTTTCCAGCCTGAGTTCCCAAATCTAAAAGCATTTAAAGGTCAGTTTATTCATCCGCAGCATTGGCCTGAAGATTTAAATTATCAAGGTAAAAAGATTGTCATTATTGGTAGTGGCGCAACTGCAATCACGCTTGTACCTGCTTTATCTAAGGGCGGTGCAGGGCATGTGACTATGCTGCAACGTTCACCGACTTATATTGCATCCGTCCCTTCTATTGACCTTGTTTACGACAAAATGCGTAAGTTTATGTCAGAAGATTTAGCATATAAGTTAACGCGTGCCCGTAATATTGGCATGCAACGTGGTATTTATGCGCTTGCACAAAAGCAGCCAAAATTACTCAAATCTTTATTGCTTAAATCAGTTCAATATCAACTGAAGGGCAAAGTGGATATGAAACACTTTACTCCGAACTATGAGCCTTGGGATCAGCGTTTATGTGTCGTGCCAGATGGTGATTTATTCAAAATCTTACGCGAAGGTCGTGCTTCAGTTGCAACCGATCAAATTGAAAAATTCACTGAAACCGGTATTCAACTAAAATCTGGTCAACATTTGGATGCTGACATTATCGTTTCCGCAACGGGTCTGAATATTCAAATCTTGGGTGGCATTAAAGCGACGCTTGACGGTAAACCCTTAGATACTTCAAAACACATGCTTTATAAGGGTGTTATGGTCAGTGATGTGCCTAACATGGCATTGATCATTGGTTATATCAACGCATCGTGGACATTGAAAGTCGATATTGCGGCTGAATATATTTGCCGCTTAATGAATTATATGGACCAAAAAGGCTATGCTGAGGTGATTCCTGAAGGCAATGCTGCTGAGCTCATGGAAGACACCGTTATGGGCAGTTTAACTTCAGGCTATATTGCGCGTGCAGCGAATGTTATGCCGAAACAAGGTAAGAGTGCCCCGTGGAAAGTCACCAACAACTATTTGGCAGATCGTAAAGAACTGAAAAATGCCTCGTTTGAAGATGGCGTACTACATTTTAAGAAAA
- the rpsD gene encoding 30S ribosomal protein S4, which produces MARYIGPKCKLSRREGTDLQLKSGVKPFDVKTKKHAKAPGQHGGARGGKQSEYSLQLREKQKVRRMYGVLERQFSNYYKEAARVKGATGENLLKLLESRLDNVVYRMGFGSTRAEARQLVSHRSITLNGRRVNIASIQVKAGDVVAVHEGAKQQLRIKNAIELAAQRGTPSWMEIDHSKLEGTFKAAPDRSDLPAEINESLIVELYSK; this is translated from the coding sequence ATGGCTCGTTATATTGGTCCAAAATGCAAACTCTCTCGCCGCGAAGGGACAGACCTGCAATTAAAATCTGGCGTTAAACCATTTGACGTCAAAACTAAAAAACACGCTAAAGCTCCTGGTCAACATGGTGGAGCTCGTGGCGGTAAACAATCTGAGTACTCACTACAATTACGTGAAAAACAAAAAGTACGTCGCATGTACGGTGTTTTAGAGCGTCAATTTAGTAACTACTATAAAGAAGCTGCTCGTGTTAAAGGCGCAACAGGTGAAAACTTGTTGAAATTGCTAGAAAGCCGTCTTGATAACGTTGTTTATCGCATGGGTTTTGGTTCTACACGTGCAGAAGCTCGTCAGCTTGTATCTCACCGTTCAATCACTTTAAATGGTCGTCGTGTTAACATCGCGTCTATCCAAGTTAAAGCGGGCGACGTTGTTGCAGTTCACGAAGGTGCTAAACAACAATTACGTATCAAAAACGCAATTGAATTAGCTGCTCAACGTGGCACTCCTTCTTGGATGGAAATTGACCATTCTAAATTGGAAGGTACGTTTAAAGCTGCACCAGATCGTTCTGATTTACCTGCTGAAATCAACGAAAGCTTGATTGTAGAATTGTATTCTAAATAA
- the rpsH gene encoding 30S ribosomal protein S8, translating into MSMQDTVADMLTRVRNAQMAKKQTVSMPNSKLKVAIANVLQQEGYISEVAVADNEGKPTLTITLKYFEGKPVIETVKRVSRPGLRQYRGKDALPSVKQGLGIAIVSTSKGIMTDRAARSAGVGGEVIAFVS; encoded by the coding sequence ATGAGTATGCAAGATACCGTTGCCGACATGCTAACACGTGTTCGTAACGCACAAATGGCTAAGAAACAAACCGTTTCTATGCCTAACTCTAAGTTGAAGGTTGCTATTGCAAACGTTCTTCAACAAGAGGGTTATATCTCTGAAGTAGCGGTTGCTGATAACGAAGGCAAACCTACTTTAACGATTACATTAAAATATTTCGAAGGCAAACCAGTTATCGAAACTGTGAAACGCGTAAGCCGTCCAGGTCTACGTCAGTATCGCGGTAAAGATGCACTTCCGAGCGTTAAGCAAGGTTTAGGTATTGCAATTGTTTCTACAAGCAAAGGCATCATGACTGACCGTGCAGCACGTTCTGCAGGCGTTGGTGGTGAAGTTATTGCTTTTGTTTCTTAA
- the rpsM gene encoding 30S ribosomal protein S13, whose translation MARIAGVNIPDNKHAVISLTYIFGIGRHTSKAILAAAGIAPTTKIRELDDAQLDAIRAEIAKVPTEGDLRREISMNIKRLMDLGCYRGLRHRRSLPVRGQRTKTNARTRKGPRKPIKK comes from the coding sequence ATGGCTCGTATTGCCGGTGTAAACATTCCGGATAACAAGCATGCTGTTATCTCTCTAACGTATATCTTTGGTATCGGTCGCCATACTTCAAAAGCTATTTTAGCTGCTGCTGGTATTGCTCCAACTACTAAGATTCGTGAATTAGATGACGCTCAGCTTGATGCGATTCGTGCAGAAATTGCTAAGGTTCCGACCGAAGGTGATTTACGTCGCGAAATTTCCATGAACATTAAACGTTTAATGGATTTAGGCTGCTACCGCGGTCTTCGTCATCGTCGCAGCTTGCCTGTCCGCGGTCAACGCACCAAAACTAACGCACGTACCCGTAAAGGTCCGCGCAAACCAATTAAGAAATAA
- the rpsN gene encoding 30S ribosomal protein S14, protein MAKKGMINRELKREATVAKFAAKRAELKATIANVNASDEERFAATLKLQALPRNASPVRLRNRCGLTGRPHGYFRKFGLSRNKLRETVMQGDVPGVVKASW, encoded by the coding sequence ATGGCTAAGAAAGGTATGATTAATCGCGAATTGAAACGCGAAGCTACTGTTGCTAAATTTGCTGCAAAACGTGCTGAATTAAAAGCAACGATTGCAAATGTAAATGCTAGCGATGAAGAGCGTTTCGCCGCGACTTTGAAGTTACAAGCATTACCACGTAATGCATCTCCAGTACGTCTTCGTAACCGTTGTGGTTTAACTGGTCGTCCTCATGGTTACTTCCGTAAGTTCGGCTTAAGCCGTAACAAATTACGTGAAACAGTAATGCAGGGTGATGTACCGGGCGTTGTTAAGGCAAGCTGGTAA
- the rplR gene encoding 50S ribosomal protein L18 produces MNEKKQSRLRRAKSTRLHIRALGATRLCVNRTPRHIYAQVISADGGKVLAQASTLDATLRAGTTGNVEAAKQVGALIAERAKAAGVTKVAFDRSGFKYHGRIKALADAARENGLEF; encoded by the coding sequence ATGAACGAAAAGAAACAATCCCGTTTGCGTCGTGCGAAAAGCACACGCTTGCACATCCGTGCATTGGGTGCGACTCGTTTGTGTGTAAACCGCACTCCGCGTCACATCTATGCTCAAGTTATCTCAGCAGATGGTGGCAAAGTATTAGCGCAAGCTTCTACTTTAGACGCTACGCTACGTGCTGGTACAACTGGTAACGTTGAAGCAGCTAAACAAGTAGGTGCTTTAATTGCTGAACGTGCAAAAGCAGCTGGCGTAACTAAAGTTGCATTTGACCGTTCTGGTTTCAAATATCATGGTCGTATCAAAGCCTTGGCTGATGCTGCTCGTGAAAACGGCTTGGAGTTCTAA
- the rplX gene encoding 50S ribosomal protein L24: MAKIKKGDQVIVIAGKEKGKQGTVLSVSNDQVKVEGLNLVKKHQKPNRATGTEGAIVTQEAALHISNVAIFNAATQKADRVGYQVVEGVKTRVFKSTGESVAVAK; the protein is encoded by the coding sequence ATGGCTAAGATTAAAAAAGGCGATCAAGTAATTGTGATCGCAGGTAAAGAAAAAGGCAAACAGGGTACTGTATTGTCTGTTTCTAATGACCAAGTAAAGGTTGAAGGCCTTAACTTGGTGAAGAAGCATCAAAAGCCTAACCGAGCTACTGGTACTGAAGGTGCCATCGTAACTCAAGAAGCTGCGCTTCATATTTCTAACGTGGCAATTTTTAATGCTGCAACCCAAAAGGCTGACCGTGTTGGTTACCAAGTTGTAGAAGGCGTGAAAACTCGCGTGTTCAAATCAACTGGTGAATCAGTGGCGGTAGCGAAGTAA
- the rpmJ gene encoding 50S ribosomal protein L36 codes for MKVQASVKKICGSCKVIRRNGVIRVICSAEPRHKQRQG; via the coding sequence ATGAAAGTACAAGCTTCTGTAAAGAAAATTTGTGGTAGCTGCAAAGTTATCCGTCGTAATGGGGTTATCCGCGTAATTTGTAGCGCAGAACCTCGTCATAAGCAGCGTCAAGGTTAA
- the rpsK gene encoding 30S ribosomal protein S11, whose amino-acid sequence MAKDTRTRKKVTRTVSEGVAHIHASFNNTIVTITDRQGNALAWATSGGQGFRGSRKSTPFAAQVAAEVAGKAALDYGLKNLDVLVKGPGPGRESAVRALGAVGYKINSITDVTPIPHNGCRPPKKRRV is encoded by the coding sequence ATGGCTAAAGATACTCGCACACGCAAGAAGGTCACTCGTACCGTCTCTGAAGGTGTTGCACACATTCACGCTTCTTTTAATAACACCATTGTGACTATTACCGATCGTCAAGGTAATGCACTGGCTTGGGCCACTTCAGGTGGACAAGGCTTCCGTGGATCACGTAAATCAACTCCGTTCGCTGCTCAGGTAGCTGCTGAAGTTGCTGGTAAAGCTGCTTTAGACTACGGTTTGAAAAACTTGGACGTCCTTGTAAAAGGTCCTGGTCCAGGTCGTGAATCTGCGGTTCGTGCTTTAGGTGCAGTGGGTTATAAAATCAATAGCATTACCGATGTGACTCCAATTCCGCACAACGGTTGCCGTCCACCTAAAAAACGTCGCGTCTAA
- the rpsQ gene encoding 30S ribosomal protein S17: MSEQTVRTLTGKVVSDKMEKSIVVLIERRVQHPLYGKLIRRSTKLHAHDENNTAKTGDVVTIKESRPISKTKSWTLVEVVEAAAE; the protein is encoded by the coding sequence ATGAGTGAGCAAACAGTTCGCACGTTAACAGGCAAAGTAGTAAGCGACAAAATGGAGAAATCTATTGTTGTGCTTATCGAACGCCGCGTTCAACACCCGTTGTATGGCAAATTAATCCGCCGTTCAACAAAATTACACGCTCATGATGAGAACAACACAGCTAAAACTGGTGATGTTGTGACTATCAAAGAAAGCCGCCCAATTTCTAAAACTAAGTCTTGGACTCTAGTTGAAGTTGTTGAAGCAGCTGCTGAGTAA
- the secY gene encoding preprotein translocase subunit SecY, giving the protein MKGQPFHVKYREIIRRMMFLIGALLVFRLGAHIPVPGINSAALENLFNANSGTILGLFNMFSGGALERMSILALGIMPYISASIIVQLMSTVIPSLEALKKEGEQGKRKINQYTRQGTLLLALVQSVGMCAGLISQGITLNSGLAFYVPAVTSLVAGTMFLMWLGEQITERGVGNGISMIIFAGIVAGLPNLVMQSFSSVDNGQSSLIGLAVFALLSIAVLAAIVFIEKAQRRIPVNYAQKQQGRRVFTAQQTHLPLKINMAGVIPAIFASSLLLFPASLGQWVGSADPNAGIIQRSLQDLALVLSPGQPMYLVLFGALIIFFCYFYTALVFSPKEVSENLKRSGAYVPGIRPGEQTARYLDHILNRLTFIGAIYITIICLMPMILQSSFGIPFSLGGTSLLIVVVVVMDFMAQLQAHLTSHQYDSQTLMRKTTAHPKG; this is encoded by the coding sequence ATGAAAGGCCAACCATTTCACGTGAAATACCGTGAGATTATTCGCCGCATGATGTTTCTCATTGGTGCGTTGTTGGTTTTTCGACTAGGAGCGCATATTCCAGTACCAGGCATTAATAGTGCTGCTTTAGAGAATCTGTTTAATGCAAACTCAGGTACCATCCTGGGTTTGTTTAACATGTTCTCAGGCGGTGCATTAGAGCGAATGTCTATTCTTGCTCTTGGGATCATGCCATACATTTCTGCCTCAATTATTGTGCAGTTAATGTCAACAGTCATTCCGTCGCTGGAAGCATTAAAAAAAGAAGGCGAACAAGGCAAACGTAAGATAAATCAGTACACGCGCCAAGGAACATTACTCCTTGCACTTGTGCAGTCAGTTGGTATGTGTGCAGGCTTGATCAGTCAGGGGATTACTCTGAATTCTGGTTTGGCTTTCTATGTACCTGCTGTAACGTCACTGGTTGCAGGTACCATGTTCTTGATGTGGTTGGGTGAACAAATTACCGAGCGTGGGGTGGGGAATGGTATATCCATGATCATCTTCGCGGGTATTGTTGCAGGATTGCCTAACTTAGTTATGCAATCTTTCTCTTCTGTAGATAACGGTCAATCAAGTCTTATAGGCTTGGCTGTATTCGCTTTATTGTCTATAGCAGTGCTTGCAGCAATTGTGTTCATCGAGAAAGCGCAGCGTCGCATTCCGGTAAACTATGCTCAGAAACAACAAGGTCGTCGCGTATTTACTGCACAACAAACACATTTGCCACTTAAAATTAATATGGCTGGTGTGATTCCTGCGATTTTCGCAAGCTCATTACTTTTGTTCCCTGCGAGCTTAGGTCAATGGGTAGGAAGTGCAGATCCGAATGCCGGAATTATCCAACGTAGTCTTCAAGATTTGGCATTGGTTTTATCGCCTGGTCAGCCGATGTATTTGGTGCTCTTTGGTGCGTTAATTATCTTTTTCTGTTACTTCTATACGGCACTTGTATTTAGTCCCAAAGAAGTGTCAGAGAACTTGAAACGCAGCGGAGCTTATGTGCCTGGTATACGTCCAGGTGAGCAAACTGCTCGTTACTTAGATCATATTCTCAATCGTTTGACCTTTATCGGCGCGATTTATATCACGATCATCTGCTTAATGCCGATGATTCTACAAAGCTCATTTGGTATTCCATTTAGCTTAGGTGGGACATCTTTACTGATTGTTGTGGTTGTTGTGATGGACTTTATGGCTCAGCTACAAGCACATCTCACCTCGCACCAGTACGATAGTCAAACATTAATGAGAAAAACGACTGCTCATCCTAAGGGATAA
- the rplN gene encoding 50S ribosomal protein L14 yields MIQTESMLDVADNSGARRVQCIKVLGGSHRRYASVGDIIKVTVKEAIPRARVKKGDVMNAVVVRTKFGIRRPDGSVIRFDDNAAVILNTNKAPIATRIFGPVTRELRTEQFMKIISLAPEVL; encoded by the coding sequence ATGATTCAGACCGAAAGTATGCTCGACGTAGCAGACAACAGTGGTGCACGCCGCGTACAATGTATTAAAGTACTAGGTGGCTCGCATCGTCGTTATGCTTCAGTTGGCGACATTATTAAAGTTACTGTAAAAGAAGCAATTCCGCGCGCTCGTGTTAAAAAAGGCGACGTAATGAATGCTGTTGTTGTACGTACAAAATTCGGTATCCGTCGTCCAGATGGTTCGGTTATTCGTTTCGACGATAACGCTGCTGTGATTTTGAACACCAACAAAGCACCGATTGCAACTCGTATTTTTGGACCAGTGACTCGTGAACTTCGTACTGAACAGTTCATGAAAATTATTTCATTGGCTCCAGAAGTTCTATAA
- the rplE gene encoding 50S ribosomal protein L5 produces the protein MARLKARYNDELKAQLQEVLGVKNVMDIPRITKITINMGVGAASADKKLLDGALADMQAIAGQKPVLTLARKSIAGFKIRDGWPIGCKVTLRGERMYEFLDRLISIAIPRIRDFRGFSAKSFDGRGNYSMGLKEQIMFPEIDFDKIDRIRGMDITITTTARTDDEGRALMRVFGFPFK, from the coding sequence ATGGCCAGACTTAAAGCACGTTACAACGACGAACTTAAAGCTCAATTACAAGAAGTATTGGGCGTTAAGAATGTGATGGATATTCCTCGCATTACTAAAATCACTATCAACATGGGTGTTGGTGCAGCTTCTGCTGACAAAAAACTCCTTGATGGTGCTCTAGCTGATATGCAAGCTATCGCTGGTCAAAAACCAGTTCTTACGTTAGCTCGCAAATCAATCGCTGGTTTCAAAATCCGTGATGGTTGGCCGATTGGTTGTAAAGTTACTTTACGCGGCGAACGTATGTACGAATTCTTAGACCGTTTGATCTCGATTGCGATTCCTCGTATCCGTGACTTCCGCGGTTTCTCGGCTAAATCGTTTGATGGTCGCGGTAACTATTCAATGGGTCTTAAAGAACAAATCATGTTCCCAGAGATCGATTTTGATAAGATTGATCGTATTCGTGGTATGGATATTACCATTACTACGACTGCTCGCACCGATGACGAAGGCCGCGCGCTTATGCGTGTATTCGGCTTCCCGTTTAAATAA
- the rplO gene encoding 50S ribosomal protein L15: protein MTLRLNTIAPAEGAKRDNLRLGRGIGSGVGKTGGRGVKGQNSRKSGGTRPGFEGGQTALYRRLPKFGFTSQLALKTAEVRLSELTKVEGDIVSLETLKAANVVRKDMIRARIVLSGEITRAFTIQGVALTKGAKAAVEAAGGKVEE from the coding sequence ATGACTCTGCGTTTAAATACTATTGCACCTGCAGAAGGTGCTAAGCGTGATAACCTTCGTCTAGGCCGTGGTATCGGTTCTGGCGTTGGTAAGACTGGTGGCCGTGGTGTCAAAGGTCAAAACTCACGTAAAAGCGGTGGTACTCGTCCGGGCTTTGAAGGCGGTCAAACAGCGTTATATCGTCGTTTGCCTAAATTCGGCTTCACTAGCCAACTTGCTTTAAAAACTGCTGAAGTACGTTTATCTGAGCTTACTAAAGTTGAAGGTGATATTGTTTCACTTGAAACTTTAAAAGCTGCGAATGTTGTTCGTAAAGACATGATTCGCGCTCGTATCGTACTTTCTGGTGAAATTACTCGTGCTTTCACTATCCAAGGTGTTGCATTGACTAAAGGCGCTAAAGCTGCTGTTGAAGCTGCTGGCGGTAAAGTCGAGGAGTAA
- the rpsE gene encoding 30S ribosomal protein S5: MAKVEQNEGLVEKLVAVDRVAKVVKGGRIFSFTALTVVGDGNGRVGFGRGKAREVPAAISKALEAARRNMITVELVNGTVQHPINARHGASRVYMQPASEGTGVIAGGAMRAVLEAVGVHNVLTKCYGSTNAANVVNATFKGLRDMTSPEKVAAKRGLSVAQIQG, encoded by the coding sequence ATGGCTAAAGTTGAACAAAACGAAGGTCTTGTTGAAAAGCTGGTTGCCGTTGATCGTGTAGCCAAAGTTGTTAAGGGTGGTCGTATCTTCTCTTTCACAGCATTAACTGTTGTGGGTGATGGTAATGGTCGCGTAGGTTTTGGTCGTGGTAAAGCACGTGAAGTTCCAGCTGCTATTTCTAAAGCACTTGAAGCTGCACGTCGTAACATGATTACTGTTGAGCTTGTTAACGGTACTGTACAACACCCTATTAATGCTCGTCACGGTGCAAGCCGCGTTTACATGCAACCTGCTTCTGAAGGTACTGGTGTAATTGCTGGTGGCGCTATGCGTGCAGTTCTAGAAGCTGTTGGTGTACATAACGTACTAACAAAATGCTATGGTTCTACAAACGCTGCTAACGTAGTAAACGCAACTTTCAAAGGTTTGCGTGATATGACTTCTCCTGAGAAAGTCGCTGCGAAACGTGGTTTGTCTGTAGCACAAATTCAAGGGTAA
- the rpmD gene encoding 50S ribosomal protein L30, with amino-acid sequence MKTIKVTQTKSSSHRLKNHKLSLKGLGLRRIGHTVEVVDTPSNRGMINQVYYMVSVEE; translated from the coding sequence ATGAAAACGATTAAAGTTACCCAGACTAAATCTTCATCGCATCGCTTGAAAAATCACAAGCTTAGCCTTAAAGGTTTAGGTCTGCGTCGTATCGGTCACACTGTAGAAGTAGTTGATACTCCTTCTAACCGCGGTATGATCAACCAAGTTTACTATATGGTTAGTGTAGAGGAATAA
- the rplQ gene encoding 50S ribosomal protein L17, whose protein sequence is MRHRNSGVKLGRTSSHRKAMFQNMANSLFEHELIKTTVPKAKELRRVAEPLITLAKVDSVANRRLAFARTRSAATVGKLFTVLGPRYKERNGGYLRVLKAGFRAGDAAPMAYVELVDREVN, encoded by the coding sequence ATGCGTCATCGTAATAGTGGTGTGAAATTAGGCCGTACAAGCAGTCATCGTAAAGCGATGTTCCAAAACATGGCTAATTCTTTGTTCGAACACGAGTTAATTAAAACTACTGTTCCTAAAGCAAAAGAATTACGTCGTGTTGCTGAGCCTTTAATCACTTTAGCTAAAGTCGATTCTGTAGCAAACCGTCGTTTAGCGTTTGCTCGTACTCGTTCAGCGGCAACTGTTGGTAAATTATTTACCGTTCTTGGCCCTCGTTACAAAGAGCGTAACGGCGGTTATCTACGTGTTCTTAAAGCGGGCTTCCGTGCAGGTGATGCTGCACCGATGGCTTACGTTGAGCTAGTAGATCGCGAAGTTAACTAA
- the rplF gene encoding 50S ribosomal protein L6: MSRVAKAPVTVPNGVTVTQNGRQVEVKGTKGTLSFNLHALVELKQEDGTLVVAPKAESKDAWMQAGTARAVLNNLVKGVSEGFERKLQLIGVGYKAAVKGNVINLNLGFSHPIDYNLPEGVTAETPTATEIVLKSADKSALGQVAADIRGYRPPEPYKGKGVRYSDEVVLRKEAKKK, encoded by the coding sequence ATGTCTCGTGTGGCTAAAGCCCCAGTAACTGTACCTAACGGTGTAACAGTTACTCAGAACGGCCGGCAGGTCGAAGTGAAAGGCACTAAAGGTACATTGTCTTTCAACCTGCATGCGCTGGTCGAGCTTAAACAGGAAGACGGTACACTAGTTGTTGCTCCTAAAGCTGAGTCGAAAGACGCTTGGATGCAAGCTGGTACTGCTCGCGCTGTGCTAAACAACCTTGTAAAAGGTGTTAGCGAAGGTTTCGAACGTAAGTTACAGCTTATCGGTGTTGGTTATAAAGCTGCGGTTAAAGGTAATGTTATTAACCTTAACCTTGGTTTCTCTCACCCGATCGATTACAACCTTCCTGAGGGTGTAACTGCTGAAACTCCTACAGCAACTGAAATTGTCCTTAAATCAGCTGATAAGTCTGCTTTAGGTCAAGTTGCTGCAGATATCCGTGGTTACCGTCCACCAGAGCCTTATAAAGGTAAAGGTGTTCGTTATTCTGATGAAGTTGTTCTTCGTAAAGAAGCTAAGAAGAAATAA
- a CDS encoding DNA-directed RNA polymerase subunit alpha, which translates to MTRTANEFLTPQAIKVEAASGTSAKVILEPLERGFGHTLGNALRRILLSSLPGAAVVEVEIEGVEHEYSTLEGLQQDIVELLLNLKGLSIKLFDQNEAYLTLEKQGPGDVTAADLRLPHNVEVVNPEHLIGTLSASGSLKMRLKVSQGRGYETSDSRFPEGETRPVGRLQLDASYSPIKRVSYTVENARVEQRTDLDKLIIDLETNGTVDPEEAIRKAATILQQQIAIFVDLQKDQAPVAQEPREEVDPILLRPVDDLELTVRSANCLKAENIYYIGDLVQRTEVELLKTPNLGKKSLTEIKDVLASKGLQLGMRLENWPPASLRMDDRFAYRSR; encoded by the coding sequence ATGACGCGTACTGCAAATGAGTTTCTAACACCGCAAGCGATCAAGGTCGAAGCGGCAAGCGGGACCTCGGCAAAAGTTATTCTAGAACCCTTAGAGCGTGGCTTTGGTCATACTCTGGGCAATGCTTTACGTCGCATCCTTCTTTCTTCTCTACCTGGCGCTGCTGTGGTAGAAGTTGAAATTGAGGGTGTTGAGCACGAGTACAGTACTTTGGAAGGCTTGCAGCAGGACATCGTCGAGCTCTTGCTGAACCTAAAAGGATTGTCGATTAAGCTGTTCGATCAAAACGAAGCATATTTAACATTAGAAAAACAAGGTCCTGGCGATGTAACAGCCGCTGATCTTCGTTTACCTCATAATGTTGAAGTGGTTAACCCTGAACATTTGATCGGTACTTTAAGTGCTTCAGGCTCATTAAAAATGCGCCTGAAAGTTTCTCAAGGCCGTGGTTATGAGACTTCTGACTCACGTTTCCCAGAAGGCGAAACTCGCCCAGTGGGTCGTTTACAGTTAGATGCTTCTTATAGCCCTATCAAACGCGTGTCTTACACAGTTGAAAATGCTCGTGTAGAACAACGTACTGACCTTGATAAATTGATCATTGATCTTGAAACAAACGGTACTGTAGATCCTGAAGAAGCGATCCGCAAAGCTGCAACAATTTTGCAGCAACAAATTGCGATCTTCGTTGACCTTCAAAAAGATCAAGCACCAGTTGCTCAAGAACCTCGTGAAGAAGTTGATCCAATCTTGCTTCGTCCAGTAGATGATCTAGAGCTTACTGTTCGTTCTGCTAACTGTTTGAAAGCAGAAAATATTTACTACATTGGCGATCTTGTTCAACGTACTGAAGTTGAGTTACTTAAAACTCCTAACTTAGGTAAAAAATCGTTGACTGAGATTAAAGATGTTCTGGCATCGAAAGGCTTGCAATTGGGCATGCGTTTAGAGAACTGGCCACCGGCTAGCCTCCGCATGGACGATCGCTTTGCTTATCGTAGTCGTTAA